The Primulina eburnea isolate SZY01 chromosome 13, ASM2296580v1, whole genome shotgun sequence genome includes a region encoding these proteins:
- the LOC140809850 gene encoding uncharacterized protein: MISLGFSGSASLSPQLPSLSLSIPDSYKHARTRLSVCQLHKRSSSSADLEKVKNILTKRGIPSIVTSPLESLRKGNWVKLICGASFEDVVDIRNLSLVYTLSGVDCIDCAAEASVVNAVNDGIKAARAIIPIRRPWVMVSVNDDEDLHFRKAEFDPDDCPVDCSRPCESICPANAISYFGKAGLPKGGVLAERCYGCGRCLPICPYDKIRASPYIRDAATTAELLKQDDVDAIEIHTSRRQAESFQGLWNSLGDSIDKLRLVAISLPDMNELTIPVMHSIYATMNVNLHCHNLWQLDGRPMSGDIGRGATKQAITFALHLSAARDRPKGFLQLAGGTNAHTINGLKKEGLFETASLPEKLNDEVIPINLSDSSDALISGVAFGGYARKIVGKVLSSLQVEHGYAGIEAYPDYLLKALMESLALVGTVKCFT, from the exons ATGATCTCTCTCGGCTTCTCTGGCTCTGCTTCTCTCTCCCCACAGCTTCCCAGTCTCTCTCTCTCTATTCCTGACTCATACAAACACGCACGCACACGTCTCTCTGTGT GTCAGCTGCACAAACGAAGCAGCAGCAGTGCAGACCTTGAAAAGGTGAAGAATATCTTAACAAAAAGAGGGATTCCTTCTATCGTGACATCCCCATTGGAATCTCTCAGAAAGGGCAACTGGGTTAAGCTCATTTGTGGTGCTAGCTTTGAG GATGTGGTTGACATCAGAAATCTTTCTCTGGTTTATACTCTTTCTGGAG TCGATTGTATTGATTGTGCTGCCGAGGCTTCGGTTGTAAATGCTGTAAATGATGGAATCAAAGCAGCCAGAGCTATTATTCCCATTCGCAGGCCTTGGGTGATGGTCAGCGTCAACGATGATGAAGATTTGCATTTTCGTAAAGCAG AATTTGATCCGGATGATTGTCCAGTAGATTGCTCAAGGCCATGTGAGAGTATTTGTCCTGCTAATGCAATCTCATATTTTGGAAAAGCTGGTTTACCGAAG GGCGGTGTCTTGGCCGAGCGATGTTATGGCTGTGGCCGCTGCTTACCAATTTGTCCTTATGATAAAATAA GAGCATCTCCATATATAAGGGATGCTGCTACTACAGCTGAACTACTTAAACAGGATGATGTTGATGCCATAGAAATTCACACGAGCAGAAG GCAGGCAGAGTCATTCCAAGGACTTTGGAATAGTTTGGGAGATTCCATTGATAAGCTGAGGCTTGTCGCG ATTAGCTTACCTGATATGAACGAGTTGACTATACCTGTGATGCATTCTATTTATGCAACAATGAACGTAAACCTACATTGCCACAATTTATGGCAG CTGGATGGTCGCCCCATGAGTGGAGATATTGGACGAGGAGCAACAAAGCAGGCAATCACGTTTGCTTTACATTTATCTGCAGCAAGAGATAGGCCTAAAG GTTTCCTTCAATTAGCCGGTGGTACCAACGCCCACACGATAAATGGGCTAAAAAAGGAGGGATTATTTGAAACAGCCAGCCTACCTG AGAAATTAAATGATGAGGTCATACCAATAAATTTATCTGATTCGTCGGATGCTTTGATCAGTGGTGTAGCTTTTGGCGGCTATGCTCGGAAG ATAGTTGGCAAGGTTCTGAGTTCTCTGCAAGTGGAACACGGTTACGCTGGCATTGAAGCTTACCCGGATTATCTTCTCAAGGCACTCATGGAATCTCTTGCTTTAGTTGGGACTGTCAAATGCTTTACATGA